Proteins encoded by one window of Aspergillus puulaauensis MK2 DNA, chromosome 4, nearly complete sequence:
- a CDS encoding uncharacterized protein (COG:S;~EggNog:ENOG410PRIW;~InterPro:IPR036864,IPR021858,IPR001138;~PFAM:PF00172,PF11951;~go_function: GO:0000981 - DNA-binding transcription factor activity, RNA polymerase II-specific [Evidence IEA];~go_function: GO:0008270 - zinc ion binding [Evidence IEA];~go_process: GO:0006355 - regulation of transcription, DNA-templated [Evidence IEA]), protein MSTRKSQSSRKRPLRLPTIAPKDDMTPLRSHDGTPAAIRATVIQPRLRFPPRSRTGCWTCRSRKIKCDEVHPQCNQCARLGHICDYQPRLCFRDDTRRVMERMPDVKTEGNSVWDPTKMSLWRERLGTSDSIPCDLLPDFSKLISDEDREKKAQGSVPGTYHVVAVPESFARLPEYTEDAFETVPGDPYWSPPSESSSHDLMDEVTTSEDPNVVILSQFRDSRKQPYSNRPSHTQSPESELRPTSVSVETIYTSLQNIPEDEISESIDLEAYDMTLLDHFENIVWMQLIPGDYGYLEANIFEQEASNFPPLLHVMMALSALSLVQQGNNHYMDVLQYYDQALPSLQSSLQNCDDVLSDGLFLTHFLLLIYQIAYTTPNNGLNLWSHHLSRLLQLSLLRQSVTEQERYPLIIWLTCHVDLYALLSGASEGAYVRAAIESHLLPETEFLLYPVGLQNSSVMHPDEYDPRSLIMRLYRECFILSARFGLFTAEVKGSKMAYTEPIFRELENMRAAFKHLWNSDEVQFFIESQSNMPKPSQHSFYQLSILFHTSLLFTCTSFGRIESELEKEIQHHTNAILHLAEKMIAQGRHNGPLFLTFPLFLSGAVTSSHTAKMTALKLLAQLGETELGYKAATTSSMLRIVCETQLQHWRSGGSVREIDWSEVAANHGFRLVNYG, encoded by the exons ATGTCCACGCGCAAAAGCCAGTCTTCAAGGAAGCGCCCTCTGCGTTTACCAACCATTGCGCCGAAAGACGACATGACACCTTTGCGTTCCCATGATGGCACACCGGCGGCTATTAGAGCGACGGTAATACAGCCTCGTCTGCGCTTTCCACCGCGATCCAGAACTGGGTGTTG GACATGTAGA AGTCGTAAGA TTAAATGTGATGAGGTCCATCCACAGTGTAAT CAATGCGCGCGGCTCGGCCATATTTGTGACTACCAACCCCGGCTGTGCTTTCGGGATGACACCCGCCGGGTTATGGAGCGCATGCCCGATGTCAAGACAGAAGGGAATTCCGTTTGGGACC CAACAAAGATGTCGCTCTGGAGAGAGCGTCTTGGTACTTCGGACTCAATACCCTGCGATTTGCTCCCAGATTTCTCGAAGCTTATCTCAGATGAAGACAGGGAGAAAAAAGCACAAGGGTCAGTTCCAGGCACATACCATGTGGTTGCGGTTCCAGAGAGTTTCGCGCGCCTTCCGGAGTATACTGAGGATGCGTTTGAAACTGTACCTGGCGACCCATACTGGAGTCCCCCGTCCGAGTCCAGTAGCCATGACCTGATGGATGAGGTCACTACATCCGAAGATCCCAACGTGGTGATCCTGAGCCAGTTTAGAGATTCTAGGAAACAACCATATTCCAATCGTCCAAGCCATACACAGTCTCCGGAATCCGAACTACGTCCGACTTCCGTCTCAGTTGAGACGATATATACTTCGTTGCAGAATATTCCGGAGGATGAGATATCCGAGTCCATTGATCTCGAAGCTTACGACATGACGCTCCTCGATCACTTTGAAAATATTGTGTGGATGCAATTGATCCCCGGGGACTACGGCTATTTGGAAGCGAACATCTTCGAGCAAGAGGCTTCCAATTTCCCTCCA CTTCTCCATGTCATGATGGCACTGTCAGCTCTCAGCTTAGTTCAGCAAGGAAACAACCATTACATGGATGTTCTACAGTACTATGATCAAGCGCTACCTTCCCTTCAGAGCAGCCTTCAAAACTGTGATGATGTTCTATCGGATGGGCTGTTTCTGACCCATTTTCTCCTTCTTATTTACCAG ATCGCATATACGACACCCAACAACGGGTTGAATTTGTGGTCTCACCATCTGTCCCGATTGCTCCAACTGTCCCTATTGAGACAATCCGTGACCGAGCAAGAACGATATCCGCTCATTATCTGGTTGACTTGCCACGTTGATCTATATGCGCTTCTCAGCGGCGCCAGTGAGGGGGCCTATGTTAGAGCGGCGATTGAAAGCCATTTACTTCCCGAAACTGAATTTCTTCTCTACCCTGTGGGACTCCAGAACTCAAGTGTGATGCACCCGGACGAATATGACCCTCGATCCTTGATCATGCGGCTGTATCGGGAGTGTTTTATACTTTCGGCGCGTTTCGGATTATTTACTGCTGAGGTGAAAGGGTCGAAAATGGCATATACGGAGCCCATTTTCCGGGAGCTTGAGAACATGCGTGCAGCGTTTAAACACCTGTGGAATTCGGATGAAGTTCAGTTCTTCATAGAGAGCCAGTCAAATATGCCGAAACCATCTCAGCATAGTTTCTATCAG CTATCCATACTCTTCCATACGTCACTTCTTTTCACCTGCACGAGTTTCGGTCGAATCGAGTCTGAGCTTGAGAAAGAGATCCAACACCATACAAATGCGATCCTGCATCTCGCCGAAAAGATGATCGCTCAAGGCCGTCACAATGGTCCTCTATTCCTCACTTTCCCTCTATTCCTATCTGGCGCGGTTACATCATCGCATACGGCTAAAATGACGGCGTTGAAGTTACTGGCACAGCTTGGGGAGACAGAGTTGGGGTACAAGGCGGCGACGACAAGCTCAATGCTTCGGATTGTCTGCGAAACCCAACTCCAGCATTGGCGAAGCGGGGGAAGTGTGCGCGAGATCGATTGGTCGGAAGTGGCAGCGAACCATGGATTCCGGCTGGTGAACTATGGGTGA
- the ECM29 gene encoding ECM29 family proteasome component (COG:S;~EggNog:ENOG410PH87;~InterPro:IPR016024,IPR011989,IPR024372;~PFAM:PF13001;~go_function: GO:0060090 - molecular adaptor activity [Evidence IEA];~go_process: GO:0043248 - proteasome assembly [Evidence IEA]) → MAETNSAEARELSLISKVELRIALADTDEKLQSLLGTYLPPLLLKLGADSHAVRNKVISVCQHINTRVKAPAIKLPVAALLKQFKEQKTQLIRHFDLVYLQQGIDRLGSDARVEILVPLLQGISEIGTSANQGAVVFNLVLRLLPLLKLPPKGSEDDVKLKTRLGLSDQDSSFLSHWFSKLLLLTPAEKNTSACPGLSPAEYKFLNKDVPVTDTWDPAQEGGLNLTETKVRVLKFISSGAFNDSERMMPAIISSADSNSRLSDLAEELLKRFTPDLESPDVVQQLYQLYFGAGTPDGARPARPALQTKLLVFLGKSVRATSNTDKIVQLIEDGLLSDSARSSQGLQASKLRTQIFNFTTWVVRMGSPDDLRQLAPKVIAGLMDFIRSQGWPSPGASGQRLPATDLSLRALAYESIGIIVPKADLQFSGGHGTVSYFELIKWLFTSLSCDDSGPQFFVSIEQALGSILNSSIDVASAESQKELSHFLLSQMRTYPGDDDEETGCRIVRGPQYAAVRFTNRFLPFSNVVGRWIDLMAVAGGADKRQEISEEGKKGLHPYWYRLLNPTQENKATAASFGFSGEVASWFDFPSFIEATNFLLFTVVPGNHEFGVFSGRYRESFAPAMTFLRNILFWKSLLAAGLDIEIEQDWESKLDLMLASDENARAALRQHMRSNDQELVGMFLQSTLMGLVDPYREGRRQCGEHFVSICSLAANNSVEWLLPQALSLKGTLSSNDQDAQNTAARAISILASHPAFPQEDLAALVTESSATLGPWESAVGDKVLKVRGVILGLCFVFSRLAFRGTIKKVPETQVDQFVRILLAIIETSRDSLLRQAAQTAIGQLSLSGLLSPTTFSDTEWETIKDKLVKDAKAESNVAITAIGLLLLTFPRDAPLFDQLFEALTGLHELRSPEIHFTVGEALGNAVAGWNSKSLVPNFDVDAKFPENKIPISVLADACDKLITNCRAPKPSLRKASAIWLLCLVKNCGHMKEIQSRLRKCQITFASLLSDRDEMVQETGAQGLSLVYEMGDQALKDDLVRDLVDSFTASGANLGGGKVDENTELFEPGALPTGGGSSVNTYKDIMNLASEAGDPTLVYRFMSLASNNALWTSRAAFSKIGISSIFSDSSINGYLAKNPKIYPKLFRYRFDPNPNVQRSMNTIWLALVKDPNAVISAHFDEIISDLLKSMLAGREWRMRQASCTAIADLIQGRQPEVYAKYVDEIFTKAFKLVDDIKESVRAAALKLCQTITGSVIRTLEASNPDTRRVKTMLESTIPFLLSDKGMESSVQEVQGFALGALIQMIKKGPSSSLRTFVPSIMEQFLNCLSSLEPQAVNYVHLNADKYGLTGQEIDKMRLSSIRTSPMMEVIERYLIDMLDDASMKEFAAKLEGVIRSAVGLPSKVGCSRVLVLLSMRTVLFRPYADRFIQLLSKYVVDRNDTVSASYCSSIGYLMRLASGDRILKTIKYAKTLYLTAEDANQRVISAEILNSSSKLSNDRFMTFASTSLPFIFVAKHDLDEHVREVFEKTWQDNVGGNRAVSLYIKEITDLVRDNLESARWAIKHTAALAIADAIMSLDSEIGLDTSEYIWPVLEKALAGKTWDGKENVLKAFVQFASQAKKLWQKQPSLGELMKNITIREAKRNNPAYRPHGLTALGGVAQARKDLNLTAEAISIVSNVLDDIDDSGDPMDIDSGSGPGAKQTLENTLAACVKCLLQCLSPAVQAAQTLSEGRTALDGYLAESRSKIRKAMQHGGKHVQITLFEELRLLFIQLDAWASKENVEANHLRAIHGILATLAGELFSYDIDLSVEAIRRGRAEATTSYVKFCQQTGREIDPELRKSLSEWRKEERSGPVRQVLDQVIGQLAPE, encoded by the exons ATGGCCGAAACCAACAGTGCTGAGGCCAGAGAGCTGAGCTTAATTTCGAAGGTTGAGTTGAGAATCGCCCTGGCTGATACAGATGAGAAGTTGCAATCTCTTCTCGGCACATACTTGCCCCCCTTGTTACTGAAATTGGGCGCCGATAGCCACGCAGTTCGTAACAAAGTTATTTCAGTTTGTCAGCATATCAACACCAGAGTCAAGGCCCCCGCAATCAAATTGCCCGTGGCCGCGCTGTTGAAGCAGTTCAAGGAACAAAAAACGCAATTGATCAGGCATTTTGACTTGGTTTATCTTCAGCAAGGTATTGATCGCTTGGGCTCTGACGCAAGAGTTGAGATTCTGGTTCCGTTGCTTCAAGGCATCTCCGAAATCGGAACATCTGCGAACCAGGGTGCTGTTGTGTTTAATCTTGTACTGCGCCTGTTGCCATTACTGAAGCTTCCTCCAAAGGGtagcgaagacgatgtgAAACTGAAGACTCGGTTAGGCCTCTCAGACCAAGACTCGAGCTTTCTCTCGCACTGGTTTTCAAAACTGTTACTTCTTACTCCTGCAGAAAAGAACACGTCTGCATGCCCAGGTCTATCTCCAGCGGAGTACAAGTTTCTTAATAAAGATGTGCCTGTAACTGACACGTGGGACCCTGCTCAGGAAGGCGGGTTAAACCTAACGGAAACTAAAGTCCGAGTACTGAAGTTCATCTCGAGCGGAGCATTTAATGATTCGGAGCGGATGATGCCCGCAATAATTTCGTCCGCAGACAGTAACTCTCGACTTTCTGATCTCGCCGAAGAACTTCTGAAGAGGTTTACGCCGGACCTCGAAAGCCCAGATGTTGTTCAGCAGCTTTATCAACTGTATTTTGGTGCTGGTACACCAGACGGGGCTCGCCCGGCGCGCCCTGCCCTGCAAACAAAACTCCTTGTCTTCCTAGGGAAGTCTGTTAGGGCCACATCAAACACGGATAAAATTGTTCAGTTAATCGAAGATGGTCTCTTATCGGATTCGGCGAGGTCTTCTCAGGGACTACAAGCGTCCAAGTTGCGAACGCaaatcttcaacttcactACATGGGTTGTCCGCATGGGCTCACCAGATGATCTCAGGCAGCTGGCCCCGAAAGTAATCGCTGGATTGATGGACTTTATCCGGTCTCAGGGATGGCCTAGCCCAGGAGCCAGTGGTCAACGACTCCCAGCCACTGATCTAAGTCTACGCGCGCTTGCCTACGAAAGCATTGGAATTATCGTTCCTAAGGCCGATCTTCAATTTAGCGGTGGGCATGGAACAGTGTCTTATTTCGAATTAATTAAATGGCTTTTTACGTCTCTAAGCTGTGATGACTCGGGGCCACAATTCTTCGTCAGCATTGAGCAAGCTCTAGGAAGCATATTGAATTCGTCAATAGATGTCGCGAGCGCGGAATCCCAGAAGGAATTAAGCCATTTTTTGCTGTCTCAAATGAGGACATACCCAGgagatgacgacgaggaaacCGGCTGCAGAATCGTGCGTGGTCCGCAGTACGCTGCGGTAAGGTTTACCAACCGATTTCTGCCATTTTCTAATGTTGTTGGACGCTGGATCGATCTCATGGCTGTTGCAGGTGGCGCCGATAAACGCCAGGAAATTTCGGAGGAGGGCAAAAAGGGCTTGCACCCATATTGGTATAGGCTCCTGAATCCAACGCAGGAAAATAAAGCAACAGCTGCGTCATTTGGATTTTCAGGTGAAGTGGCGTCCTGGTTCGATTTTCCAAGTTTTATTGAAGCTACGAACTTTCTACTTTTCACTGTGGTTCCTGGGAACCATGAGTTTGGTGTGTTCTCTGGACGTTACAGAGAATCATTTGCCCCTGCAATGACCTTCCTTCGCAACATCTTATTCTGGAAATCTCTGTTAGCCGCTGGTCTCGACATAGAGATAGAGCAAGATTGGGAATCTAAATTGGATTTGATGCTCGCTTCGGATGAAAATGCACGGGCAGCTCTGAGGCAACATATGAGATCGAATGATCAGGAACTAGTGGGCATGTTTTTGCAGTCTACCTTGATGGGTCTTGTTGATCCATATCGAGAGGGTCGTCGACAATGTGGAGAACACTTTGTTAGTATCTGCTCACTAGCAGCTAACAACTCGGTCGAGTGGCTTCTTCCCCAGGCACTCTCACTGAAAGGAACCCTGTCTAGCAATGATCAGGATGCCCAGAACACGGCAGCGAGAGCAATTAGTATTTTAGCTTCTCATCCTGCGTTTCCTCAAGAGGACCTGGCTGCTCTGGTGACGGAGTCATCAGCTACATTGGGCCCATGGGAGTCCGCAGTTGGCGACAAAGTGCTTAAGGTTCGAGGTGTAATACTTGGGCTATGCTTTGTTTTCAGCAGGCTTGCTTTCCGAGGAACAATAAAAAAGGTCCCCGAAACTCAAGTAGATCAGTTTGTGAGGATTCTACTTGCCATCATTGAGACTTCGCGCGACTCTCTTCTCCGCCAAGCCGCACAGACAGCTATCGGGCAACTAAGTCTTTCTGGTCTTCTCTCCCCAACTACATTTTCTGATACTGAGTGGGAAACAATTAAAGACAAGCTGGTGAAAGATGCAAAAGCTGAAAGCAACGTTGCCATCACAGCCATTGGGTTGCTTCTCCTCACTTTCCCCCGCGATGCACCATTATTTGACCAACTGTTTGAGGCTCTTACCGGCCTACATGAACTTCGAAGCCCGGAAATTCACTTTACCGTCGGCGAAGCGCTGGGAAATGCTGTCGCCGGTTGGAACTCCAAGTCCCTAGTCCCCAATTTCGATGTTGATGCGAAATTTCCTGAAAATAAAATTCCAATATCGGTCCTTGCAGATGCGTGTGACAAACTCATTACTAATTGCAGGGCGCCAAAACCATCTTTAAGGAAAGCATCTGCAATATGGTTGCTATGCTTGGTCAAAAACTGTGGTCATATGAAAGAGATACAAAGCCGTCTCCGCAAATGCCAGATCACGTTCGCTAGCTTGTTGAGCGACCGCGACGAGATGGTCCAGGAAACCGGGGCGCAAGGACTTAGCTTGGTGTACGAGATGGGTGACCAAGCTCTCAAGGATGACTTGGTGCGTGACTTGGTGGACTCGTTCACGGCCAGTGGCGCAAACCTCGGCGGAGGTAAGGTCGATGAAAACACGGAGCTCTTCGAGCCAGGAGCCCTGCCTACTGGGGGAGGCTCATCTGTCAATACATACAAGGATATCATGAACCTTGCTTCCGAAGCCGGTGATCCAACTCTCGTTTATCGGTTCATGTCGCTCGCTTCCAACAACGCACTTTGGACCAGTCGAGCGGCATTTAGCAAGATTGGTATCAGCAGTATTTTCTCTGACTCCAGTATCAACGGATACCTTGCGAAAAACCCGAAGATTTACCCCAAACTATTCCGATACCGGTTTGATCCGAATCCGAATGTGCAACGTTCTATGAACACCATATGGCTTGCGTTGGTCAAGGATCCAAATGCAGTCATCAGCGCTCACTTCGATGAAATCATTTCAGATCTCTTGAAGAGCATGCTGGCTGGTCGCGAATGGCGAATGCGGCAGGCAAGTTGTACGGCAATCGCAGATTTAATACAGGGTCGGCAGCCGGAGGTATATGCCAAATATGTGGATGAAATATTTACCAAGGCATTTAAGctggttgatgatatcaaAGAGAGCGTTCGAGCTGCGGCTCTAAAGCTTTGCCAAACAATTACTGGCTCCGTTATCCGCACCTTGGAGGCGAGCAATCCCGACACGAGACGCGTGAAGACTATGCTCGAAAGTACCATCCCATTCCTATTAAGTGATAAAGGCATGGAATCTAGTGTTCAAGAGGTTCAGGGGTTTGCCCTTGGAGCTCTCATACAGATGATAAAGAAAGGGCCCAGTAGTTCATTACGGACGTTTGTTCCTAGCATCATGGAACAATTTTTGAACTGCCTTAGCTCACTGGAGCCACAGGCGGTCAACTACGTCCATCTCAATGCCGATAAGTACGGGCTAACAGGGCAGGAAATAGACAAGATGAGACTGTCCAGTATTCGCACTTCGCCGATGATGGAAGTGATTGAGCGGTATTTAATCGATATGCTAGACGATGCGAGCATGAAGGAATTCGCAGCAAAACTGGAAGGCGTTATTCGCTCGGCTGTTGGTCTTCCATCCAAGGTTGGGTGCAGCCGTGTACTGGTCCTGTTAAGTATGCGCACAGTGCTCTTCCGACCTTACGCAGATCGATTCATCCAGCTTCTTAGTAAATATGTCGTCGACAGGAACGACACCGTCAGCGCGTCATACTGTTCATCCATTGGCTATCTCATGCGGTTGGCCTCAGGCGACCGGATCCTGAAGACCATTAAATACGCCAAAACTCTATACCTGACGGCTGAAGATGCCAATCAACGAGTGATTTCAGCCGAGATCCTAAACTCATCCTCGAAGTTGTCTAATGATCGTTTCATGACATTTGCCTCGACGTCCTTGCCGTTCATTTTCGTTGCAAAACACGATCTCGATGAGCATGTCCGTGAAGTATTTGAGAAAACATGGCAGGATAACGTCGGTGGTAATCGGGCAGTGTCACTGTACATCAAGGAAATCACCGATCTTGTCAGGGATAACCTAGAGTCAGCCCGGTGGGCAATAAAGCATACCGCAGCGTTGGCAATCGCAGACGCTATCATGTCACTGGATTCGGAGATCGGTCTGGATACGAGCGAGTACATCTGGCCTGTTCTAGAAAAGGCATTGGCTGGGAAGACCTGGGACGGGAAAGAAAATGTGCTCAAGGCATTTGTACAGTTTGCAAGCCAGGCGAAGAAATTATGGCAAAAACAACCTTCGTTAGGAGAATTGATGAAG AATATTACGATTCGGGAGGCCAAACGAAATAACCCTGCATATCGACCACATGGCCTGACTGCTCTGGGTGGAGTGGCACAAGCACGCAAGGACCTCAATCTTACGGCTGAAGCAATCAGCATCGTTTCCAATGTGCTGGATGACATTGACGATTCAGGGGATCCCATGGACATCGACTCGGGCAGCGGGCCCGGAGCAAAGCAAACTTTGGAGAACACGCTAGCGGCGTGTGTAAAGTGTCTTTTGCAGTGTCTCAGCCCGGCAGTGCAAGCAGCTCAAACCCTCTCGGAAG GTCGCACGGCACTTGATGGGTACCTAGCAGAATCGAGGTCAAAAATCCGTAAAGCTATGCAGCACGGAGGGAAGCATGTGCAGATTACTCTGTTTGAGGAGTTAcgtctcctcttcatccagttAGACGCATGGGCTTCAAAAGAAAATGTCGAAGCTAATCATCTACGCGCGATACATGGGATTTTGGCGACGTTAGCAGGGGAATTGTTCTCTTATGATATTGATTTATCTGTCGAGGCAATCCGAAGGGGACGTGCAGAAGCGACGACTTCATACGTCAAATTCTGCCAACAAACGGGACGGGAGATAGACCCGGAGCTACGGAAGTCGCTCAGTGAatggaggaaagaagaaaggtcTGGGCCCGTCAGACAGGTTCTTGATCAGGTGATCGGACAGTTGGCACCAGAGTAA